One segment of Sulfobacillus thermosulfidooxidans DSM 9293 DNA contains the following:
- the leuS gene encoding leucine--tRNA ligase, whose translation MTIKEGQSSTISSPDRYNVRAVEEKWQKIWEEEHLYETKDSDKEKFYCLEQFPYPSGHLHMGHVRVYTLGDVIARYRRMAGYNVLHPMGWDAFGMPAENAAIKNGIPPRTSTMANIAYMKQQMKQMGLSFDWSREVTTSEPEYYRFTQELFLLFYERGLAYQKEGAVNWCPSCETVLANEQVEDGLCWRCDSVVTKRDLTQWYFRITDYAERLLTSLDALDWPQEIKTQQFNWIGKSIGAEVVFDVLSIGQKIAVFTTRPDTLYGATYVVLAPEHPLVEQLIANYPEADKVRQFIAEERVHSDIERTAENTEKRGIFTGSYAIHPLTGEKLPIWIANYVLVDYGTGAVMGVPAHDQRDFLYAQKYHLPMKVVVQPENPGEDFDQQAYTGPGKLVNSGPFTGFDNQEAKALIASALKEQGKGGPRVSYRMRDWLISRQRYWGAPIPIIHCPKCGAVPVPKDQLPVLLPTNVEFTGQGASPLAGAKDWLQTTCPVCQGPATRETDTMDTFVDSSWYYYRFTSPNAPRPFNKADVDYWMPVDEYVGGKEHAVLHLLYSRFFTKVLYDAGWVSVDEPFKRLLAQGMVVYGGAKMSKSKGNTLSPENIMKEWGSDATRVFMLFAAPPDKDFEWSQQGVEGAYRFLQRVYRLVMKQRPEYAGPSPEEAKTRVCKVVHRTVKKISEDIGERRAFNTAISALMELTNALYQDLDALNTEDQIRILGILVRLLAPFAPHLAEELWHQLGHDTSVHWASWPQYDDKWLQDEEVTIALQINGKVRSRLTVPVDMTPETLRELALADEKIQTLTEGRTIVKVIAVPGRLVNVVIR comes from the coding sequence ATGACGATCAAGGAAGGACAATCTTCCACGATTTCTTCGCCCGATCGCTATAATGTGCGTGCGGTCGAAGAAAAATGGCAAAAAATCTGGGAAGAGGAACATCTGTACGAAACCAAGGATTCTGACAAAGAAAAGTTCTATTGCTTAGAGCAATTTCCCTATCCATCCGGGCACTTGCATATGGGCCATGTGCGGGTTTATACGCTCGGTGATGTGATCGCCCGTTACCGGCGCATGGCGGGATATAATGTGTTGCATCCGATGGGTTGGGATGCCTTTGGCATGCCGGCTGAAAATGCTGCCATTAAAAACGGTATTCCACCGCGGACTTCGACGATGGCTAATATTGCGTACATGAAGCAACAGATGAAACAAATGGGGTTGTCATTCGACTGGTCGCGCGAAGTCACCACATCGGAACCCGAATATTACCGTTTTACGCAAGAATTATTCTTGTTGTTTTACGAACGAGGTTTAGCCTATCAAAAAGAAGGCGCGGTCAATTGGTGTCCGAGTTGTGAAACCGTCTTAGCTAACGAACAAGTGGAGGACGGCTTGTGTTGGCGTTGTGATTCGGTGGTGACTAAGCGCGATTTGACGCAGTGGTATTTCCGGATTACGGACTATGCAGAGCGGCTGTTAACGTCCTTAGATGCTTTAGACTGGCCGCAGGAAATTAAGACCCAACAATTCAATTGGATTGGAAAAAGCATTGGGGCCGAAGTCGTGTTTGATGTGCTCAGTATCGGCCAAAAGATTGCGGTCTTCACGACCCGCCCTGACACCTTATATGGGGCGACGTATGTGGTTCTGGCCCCGGAACATCCTTTGGTTGAACAACTCATTGCGAATTATCCGGAGGCCGATAAAGTCCGGCAGTTTATTGCGGAAGAACGGGTGCATAGCGATATTGAGCGAACGGCAGAAAATACGGAAAAACGGGGTATTTTTACGGGCAGCTACGCTATTCATCCCTTAACTGGGGAGAAACTGCCTATCTGGATTGCGAATTATGTATTGGTTGATTACGGAACCGGTGCCGTTATGGGGGTGCCAGCGCACGACCAGCGCGACTTTTTGTATGCACAAAAATATCACTTGCCGATGAAAGTCGTGGTCCAACCTGAAAATCCTGGTGAGGATTTTGATCAGCAAGCCTATACGGGACCCGGAAAATTAGTGAATTCCGGACCTTTTACGGGGTTCGATAATCAGGAAGCGAAAGCCCTCATTGCCAGTGCGTTAAAAGAACAAGGCAAGGGAGGTCCCCGGGTCAGTTACCGCATGCGGGATTGGTTGATTTCCCGGCAGCGCTACTGGGGAGCTCCGATTCCCATTATTCATTGTCCTAAATGCGGGGCGGTACCCGTTCCTAAAGACCAATTGCCGGTGCTTTTACCGACCAATGTTGAGTTTACGGGTCAAGGCGCTTCGCCTCTGGCCGGCGCTAAAGATTGGCTTCAAACAACTTGTCCGGTTTGTCAGGGGCCTGCTACGAGAGAAACGGATACCATGGATACCTTTGTGGATTCGTCATGGTATTATTACCGCTTTACATCGCCCAATGCTCCCCGTCCTTTTAACAAGGCCGATGTCGATTATTGGATGCCAGTGGATGAATATGTCGGTGGTAAAGAACATGCGGTATTACATTTATTATATTCGCGTTTCTTTACCAAAGTCCTTTACGATGCGGGCTGGGTGTCCGTCGATGAGCCCTTTAAGCGCCTGTTGGCGCAAGGCATGGTGGTCTATGGTGGGGCCAAGATGTCAAAATCGAAGGGGAATACTTTAAGCCCGGAAAATATCATGAAAGAGTGGGGCAGCGATGCGACACGGGTATTCATGCTGTTTGCCGCCCCGCCCGATAAAGATTTCGAATGGTCCCAGCAAGGCGTTGAAGGTGCCTATCGGTTCTTACAGCGGGTGTACCGTTTGGTGATGAAGCAGCGACCGGAATATGCTGGCCCATCGCCCGAAGAGGCCAAGACCCGAGTATGCAAGGTTGTCCACCGCACGGTGAAAAAAATCAGTGAGGATATCGGCGAACGCCGGGCTTTTAACACGGCTATCAGCGCCTTAATGGAGCTGACGAATGCTTTGTACCAGGATTTAGATGCTCTGAATACGGAGGATCAAATCCGGATCTTAGGAATTTTAGTGCGGTTGTTGGCGCCATTTGCTCCGCATTTAGCGGAAGAATTGTGGCATCAATTAGGTCATGACACGAGTGTGCACTGGGCGTCGTGGCCGCAGTATGACGACAAGTGGTTGCAAGATGAGGAGGTTACCATTGCTTTACAAATCAATGGTAAGGTGCGTAGCCGGTTGACGGTTCCTGTAGACATGACTCCCGAGACCCTGCGGGAATTGGCGTTGGCTGACGAAAAAATCCAGACCCTCACGGAGGGACGGACGATTGTTAAAGTGATTGCCGTTCCCGGGCGTCTTGTCAATGTGGTCATCCGTTGA
- a CDS encoding EAL domain-containing protein has product MNQTANRYRDNLWPEWYRSKILHAAFQPIVSLRDGSVLAYEGLSRPQMPDGDPVSVLDLMASAEGHDGLLMFDQLAFQQILDAFCHSGCPDTWILFINILPKSLLSPLPFLRALQHCDQIKPQQIVLEISERETISEGDHKLHDYLAPFREMGIRIALDDLGSGYSGLTRLIELQPDFAKIDLSLVRDVDKNPIKFALLESTARFAKKTAATSLIAEGIETFAELYTLQEIGVEYGQGYLLGKPEMTFHTTLTAADFTKTPLPRPSATYQLDTLLSTTRRMVQGLAHGEGRYAYLLSLAKKLTGADVVALFKVEGNDLRYLESTERLSPQDEAFFTHTVIPQSSALYHSILTREPTIFQQPTNGPRIWADRFHIHSAIAVPICDNLGCWGLLHLGYHEPNQIRSDLIHMAQGIAALIVLAVGYTQKEEAFSDQGMLGEPLFEAISALADSADLEHLLAKAISAALAVTGGHEGWIGILQKTVLHCVLPDGQAFDVSRDDLFDPSTDDGQGPVGQILQTRTPRIIPNIMNDPTLNPWLEQMRAQGIQSAAGIPLISGDQLLGILKVYHSQMGGFTPGRIRRLYALSSLATALIERSLNSLAAEERARRQTLLAQCLAQINYLKTRDEILNLLVSTLEQYGPFPLVVVVKPQGGVYIPVATSPAGNGNLLAAGFMLPRHDRHAVTEALQQERSVFINAEESRSDALSQFAKRQGFLSYAVIGVGIPDMAVILFSRDHNGIDIQLPELESYIHSLGTALSKILLQEQIAQEQQQMDAMLDVIKTLPMVASDDILWQEVANTLTNLVGADGGWLIEGDDAQCPRMAFGQVPKHYYFVPQPLRHDQLRVTLAEADIPLALKEWGIKHLVGFRLSFPSLQQHLFLVVSSAKSEGFTRSQSHRMEMLISFAASIYEILEMRRQQQHATHTDHVTQLPNDLGIEEYYRQLQEMSVHPGAGCILLDIVGLSHINQAYGEQAGDHRLTELAQYLSAAMNYDGVVGRLGSDEFILLHPDIDATTLKKETKRLVKNAPLPLRWVSLYIPEPRRISLQHLIRTAYQILHSQGSGHLEIMPES; this is encoded by the coding sequence ATGAATCAGACGGCAAATCGCTACCGCGACAATCTATGGCCCGAGTGGTATCGTAGCAAGATTTTACATGCCGCTTTTCAGCCCATTGTGTCCTTGCGTGATGGTTCGGTATTAGCCTATGAAGGACTCAGTCGACCCCAGATGCCAGATGGCGACCCTGTTTCAGTCTTAGATCTTATGGCCTCTGCCGAAGGGCATGACGGGTTACTTATGTTTGATCAACTGGCTTTTCAACAAATTCTTGATGCGTTTTGTCATAGTGGCTGTCCGGACACATGGATTCTCTTTATTAATATTTTGCCGAAAAGCCTATTAAGTCCGTTACCCTTTTTGCGCGCATTACAACATTGCGATCAGATCAAACCGCAGCAAATCGTGCTAGAAATCTCGGAGCGGGAAACGATTAGCGAGGGTGATCATAAACTGCACGATTACCTGGCCCCATTTCGGGAAATGGGCATCCGCATTGCCTTAGATGATCTGGGTTCAGGATATTCCGGATTAACTCGGCTCATTGAATTGCAGCCTGACTTTGCCAAAATCGACTTAAGCTTGGTCCGTGACGTGGATAAGAACCCCATCAAATTCGCCCTATTAGAAAGTACAGCCAGGTTCGCCAAGAAAACGGCAGCCACATCCCTCATCGCCGAAGGTATTGAAACCTTTGCAGAACTTTACACACTCCAAGAAATCGGGGTGGAATATGGCCAAGGTTATTTATTAGGAAAACCCGAAATGACATTTCATACGACCTTGACTGCCGCTGATTTCACCAAGACTCCTCTCCCGAGACCTTCTGCCACCTACCAGCTCGACACGTTATTAAGTACAACGCGAAGGATGGTTCAAGGTTTGGCTCACGGGGAAGGACGATATGCCTATTTACTGTCGTTAGCCAAAAAACTCACCGGAGCTGATGTCGTCGCCCTGTTTAAGGTGGAAGGCAATGATTTACGCTATCTAGAATCTACCGAACGGCTCTCTCCTCAAGATGAGGCGTTCTTTACCCATACGGTCATTCCCCAGTCTTCCGCGTTATATCATTCTATTTTGACGCGAGAACCGACGATTTTTCAACAGCCCACCAATGGTCCGCGCATCTGGGCCGATCGTTTTCATATTCACTCAGCGATTGCCGTCCCCATTTGTGACAATTTAGGATGCTGGGGTCTTCTGCATTTAGGCTATCATGAACCCAATCAAATCCGCTCTGACTTAATTCATATGGCTCAAGGCATTGCTGCCCTCATCGTGTTAGCTGTCGGTTACACTCAAAAAGAAGAAGCCTTCAGCGATCAAGGCATGTTGGGCGAACCCTTATTTGAAGCCATCTCCGCGTTAGCCGACAGCGCCGATTTAGAACATCTCTTAGCCAAAGCGATTTCGGCAGCACTGGCTGTAACTGGCGGACATGAAGGGTGGATTGGCATCCTTCAAAAGACCGTGCTTCATTGCGTGCTGCCGGACGGCCAAGCGTTTGATGTGTCGCGCGACGATTTATTTGATCCCTCAACCGATGATGGGCAAGGTCCCGTCGGCCAAATTCTTCAGACGCGCACACCTCGAATTATCCCTAATATTATGAATGACCCCACATTAAATCCGTGGTTAGAGCAAATGCGTGCTCAAGGCATCCAGTCTGCTGCAGGAATTCCTTTGATTTCAGGAGACCAATTGCTTGGTATCTTAAAAGTGTATCACAGCCAAATGGGAGGCTTTACCCCCGGTCGCATTCGCCGGCTCTATGCGTTAAGCTCTCTCGCCACCGCTCTCATTGAACGCTCGTTAAATTCCTTGGCTGCCGAAGAGCGCGCCAGACGACAAACGCTTTTAGCACAGTGTCTCGCTCAAATCAATTATCTCAAAACGCGCGATGAGATTTTAAATCTTCTCGTGTCGACCCTTGAACAATATGGCCCCTTCCCTCTGGTGGTCGTCGTTAAGCCTCAAGGAGGTGTGTATATTCCTGTCGCGACCTCGCCTGCAGGCAATGGCAATCTTCTGGCTGCAGGATTTATGCTGCCGCGCCACGATCGGCATGCTGTCACGGAGGCCCTCCAACAAGAACGAAGCGTTTTCATCAATGCGGAGGAAAGCCGAAGTGATGCCTTAAGCCAATTTGCCAAGCGTCAAGGATTCCTCTCTTACGCCGTCATTGGCGTCGGAATTCCCGATATGGCCGTCATTCTCTTTTCCCGTGACCATAATGGGATTGACATCCAGCTGCCTGAATTAGAGTCATACATTCATTCCTTGGGCACCGCGTTATCCAAAATTCTGTTACAAGAGCAGATTGCCCAGGAGCAGCAGCAAATGGATGCTATGCTCGACGTCATTAAAACGCTGCCCATGGTCGCCTCAGATGATATCCTATGGCAAGAAGTGGCCAACACCTTAACCAACCTCGTCGGAGCCGATGGGGGATGGTTAATAGAAGGAGATGATGCCCAATGCCCACGGATGGCATTTGGGCAAGTGCCGAAACATTATTATTTCGTTCCCCAGCCCTTGCGTCATGACCAATTACGAGTCACTCTCGCTGAAGCGGACATTCCCTTGGCACTCAAAGAATGGGGAATAAAACATCTGGTCGGTTTCCGACTCTCTTTCCCGAGCTTGCAACAACACCTCTTTTTGGTGGTAAGCAGTGCAAAATCTGAAGGTTTTACCCGATCACAAAGCCACCGCATGGAAATGCTCATTTCCTTTGCTGCCTCAATCTATGAGATTCTTGAAATGCGCCGCCAACAGCAACATGCCACGCATACCGATCACGTGACACAATTGCCCAATGATTTAGGCATCGAAGAATACTACCGTCAACTGCAAGAAATGTCGGTCCATCCGGGTGCGGGATGCATCCTGCTGGATATTGTGGGACTCTCCCATATTAATCAAGCTTATGGAGAACAAGCCGGGGACCATCGCCTCACCGAATTAGCCCAATATTTGAGTGCTGCGATGAATTATGACGGCGTGGTAGGCCGGCTTGGTAGTGACGAGTTTATCCTATTACATCCCGATATCGATGCAACCACATTAAAAAAGGAAACCAAACGGCTCGTAAAGAATGCCCCACTGCCTCTTCGCTGGGTCTCGCTTTACATTCCCGAGCCCCGCCGGATTAGCTTGCAACACCTTATTCGGACAGCCTACCAAATCTTGCATAGTCAAGGTTCAGGTCATCTTGAGATCATGCCTGAATCCTAG